Proteins from a genomic interval of Oreochromis aureus strain Israel breed Guangdong linkage group 6, ZZ_aureus, whole genome shotgun sequence:
- the si:ch211-243a20.3 gene encoding uncharacterized protein si:ch211-243a20.3 — protein MGPHSLLMALMVVATATGAYAAEEENEVDYGYWNYREGAESVNVASVRSVTRVLDAWGKRIFSEIKTLLHSQPSTLLPDYSRVRPLSESVNDLFREVSLLHRRITELSHRLATLEPFLRRYGYQGEDGEDEEEEAEGRRAHSLKGKVASLTRYTPRTAVSVSPPRGSRVVRRRRVRVLKTRGVKQAKSDT, from the exons ATGGGCCCTCACTCTCTGTTGATGGCGCTGATGGTGGTTGCCACAGCAACTGGGGCCTATGCAGCCGAGGAGGAGAATGAAGTGGATTATGGGTACTGGAACTACAGAGAGGGAG CTGAGAGCGTGAATGTGGCCTCAGTGCGCAGTGTGACCAGAGTTTTAGATGCCTGGGGAAAACGCATCTTCAGTGAGATCAAAACTCTGCTGCACTCACAGCCCAGCACGCTGCTCCCCGACTACTCCAG GGTGCGCCCTCTGTCCGAGTCTGTCAACGACCTCTTCAGGGAAGTCTCTCTGCTGCACCGACGCATCACCGAGCTCTCTCATCGCCTAGCAACGCTGGAACCATTTCTCCGTCGCTACGGCTACCAGGGGGAGGATggggaggacgaggaggaggaggcggaagGCAGGCGGGCTCACAGCCTGAAAGGGAAGGTGGCGAGTCTGACCCGGTACACCCCGAGGACCGCAGTGAGCGTGAGCCCGCCGAGAGGGAGCAGGGTGGTGAGGAGGAGGCGGGTGAGAGTCCTGAAGACTAGGGGAGTGAAGCAGGCCAAGAGTGACACATAG